A window of Microbacterium lushaniae genomic DNA:
CGGTACGGTACACCCAGGCCGAGAGTTCGCCCAGGATGCCGCGGGGATCCTCGACCAGCACGACCGGGAGACCGCCGGCCTCGGCCGCGTCGGCGCCGGCTTCGTCGGTGACGATCGCGACGGCGCCCTTGTCCGCAGCCTGAGCTGCGAACTCTGCACCATGCCGGTTCACGCCCTGCATCGCGACGAAGACGTCACCGGGGCGCAGATCGGCGGTGGCGAGGGTCAGACCCGAAAGCCGGACGCCGGCGGTCGCGCCGCGCACGCCGGTCGCGAAGCGCGCCACGAGTTCGTCCAGCATGTGCTGGGGCGGGGCATCGGGTCGGAGGACGGGAGGGAGGTGGGAGGGCGCGTCGGTCGGCATGGCGCATCCATCCTCTCACCGCCCGCACGAGATCGCCCGTCCGGTGCCAGACGGGCGATCTCGCACGCCACGACGGGGAGATTCACCCGGTGGCGGTCTGTTCCTCCGTGCCGACCGACATGTCGCGGCCTCAGTGGTGGAATCCAGGATGCTGGCCTTCGACCGGCATCGGCGACTCCAGCGCGTCCAGGTAGGCGGTCTGCGCCTGGATATCGGCGAGAAGGCCGGCGGCCAGATCCATGCTCAGGCCGTTGCGCACCACGATGCGCTGCACCGTGAGGTCGCTCAGGTCATCGGGCATGGGATAGGCCGGCACGAGCCAGCCATTCATGCGCAGTCGGTCCTGCAGGTGGTAGAGGTTCCAGTTCTCGGTGTGCCCGTCTTTCAGGTACCACGCGAAGACGGGGATGTCGCTGCCGTCGTTCCACAGTTGGAAGGCACCGATTCCGGCGATGCCCTCGGCGAGGTGCTTCGCGACGTCCTGCGAGGCCTTCTGCACGGCGCGGTAGCCCTCGAAGCCGAGGCGGAGGAACATGTAGTACTGCAGCAGCACCTGCGCGCCCGGTCGGGAGAAGTTCAGGGCGAACGTCGGCATCTGCCCGCCGAGGTAACTCACCTGGAACACCAGGTCCTCCGGCAGCCACTGCGCGTGGCGCCACACCACCCAGCCCAGTCCCGGGTAAACCAACCCGTACTTGTGAGCGGACGTGCTGATGGAGTGCACCCGTTCGAGACGGAAGTCCCACTCCAGCTCGGGCTGCAGGAACGGGGCGACCATCGCGCCGGATGCCCCGTCCACGTGGATCGGGATGTCGAGCCCTTTCTCGGCCTGGATGGCGTCGAGCGTCCGGGCGATCTCGGCCACCGGTTCGTACATGCCGGTATAGGTGACCCCCATGATCGCCACGACCCCGATCGTGTTCTCGTCGACGTACTTCTCCAGGTCGTGCCCATCCAGCGTCTTGTGCTCTCTGCTGATCGGGACGAACCGCGGCTCGACGTCGAAGTAGTTGCAGAACTTCTCCCAGCACACCTGGACGGCGGAAGACATCACGAGGTTGGGCTTGGACGTGTCCTTCCCTGCGGCGCGACGGGCCTGCTGCCAGCGCCGTTTGAAAGCGAGGCCGCCGAGCATGCAGGCCTCCGACGAACCGATCGTGGACGTTCCGATGCTCTGGGACGCGTCGGGGGCGTGCCACAGGTTCGCCAGCATGTGCCAGCAGTTGTCTTCGATGGCCGCGGTCTGGGGGTACTCGTCCTTGTCGATCATGTTCTTGTCGAACGAGGCCTCGTACACCTGCTTGGCGTCGTCGTCCATCCAGGTGCCGACGAAGGTGGCGAGATTGAGCCGGGAGTTGCCGTCGAGCATCGTCTCGTCTTCGACGATCTGCTTGGCGGTGTCGGGGAGGGACTCCTCCTGGGGAATCACGTGGTGGGCGGAGACGGTGGCCTCGCCCGGCCGTGCGAACTGCGGCGCGTCCTCGCTGTCGTTCTGCGCGCTCATGATTTCTCCGAATCTGGTCGCTCGACTCGGCGCGAGCGTATGCCGCATGACGCGGCGCCGACAGAGACTTCGGTCACGGCCAATTCCTAGGGCGCCGCGGGTACGGTGTGGCTGTGGAAGTGATCGCCTTCGTCGTCGGCGTGCTCATCATGGTCGTCGGGCTGGCCGTGTCGATCGCGCTGCACGAGATCGGCCACCTCGTGCCGGCGAAGAAGTTCGGCGTGCGCGTCGGGCAGTACATGATCGGCTTCGGACCGACCCTGTGGTCGCGCCGCATCGGTGAGACCGAATACGGATTCAAGGCGATCCCCCTGGGCGGATACATCTCCATGGCCGGGATGTATCCCCCCTCCCCGCGCGAACGCGAGGCCGCGCTGGCGGGGGAGCGTTCGGGGCGTGCAGGGGGCGGCTTCTTCGCCACGATGGTGCAGGACGCCCGGGCCGCCAACGACGAGACCCTCGTCGGCGACGACGATCACCGCGTCTTCTACCGCCTGCCGGTGTGGAAGCGCGTCGTCGTGATGCTGGGCGGGCCGGTCATGAACCTCCTGTTCGCGATCGTGCTGTTCGCGGTCCTGTTCAGCGGCATAGGCATCAGCAGCGCCACCACGACGATCGCCTCAGTCAGCGAGTGCGTGCTCCCGGCCGGCACCGAGCGCACCGAGTGCACATCCGGTGACCCCGCGGCCCCCGCCGCGGAGGCGGGGATCCTGCCCGGCGACGTGCTCGTGTCGATCGACGGCACCCCCGTCTCGACGTTCGAGGAGGCATCCGACATCATCCGGGCCCACCCGGGCACCCCGATCCGCGTCGTGCTGGAGCGCGGCGGATCCGAGCAGACGGTCACGGTGACCCCGGTGCGCACGAGCAGGGAGGTCATCGGCGAGGACGGGCGCCCGGTGGTCGGTGCCGACGGGGCACCGGAGACCGAGGAGGTGGGCTTCGTCGGCGTCGGGCCGCAGGTCACGCGCGTCCCGCAGCCGCTGTGGGCGGGACCGGAGGCGGCGTTCGAGAACGTCGGCGCGGTGGCGGGCATCATGACGCAGCTGCCCGTGCGCGTATGGGACACCGCCGTCGACCTGTTCACAGGTCAGGAACGCGATCCCAACGGTCCCCTCAGCGTCGTGGGCGCGGGACGCCTGGCCGGCGAGGTGGCCGCGACGGATGCTCCGGTCCTGGACCGCGTCGCGAGCCTCATCGGACTGCTCGCTTCGCTGAACATCGCGCTGTTCGTGTTCAACCTCATTCCGCTGCTGCCCCTGGACGGCGGCCATGTCGCGGTGGCGCTGTGGGACGGTGTCAAGCGCGCGTGGGCGACGCTGTTCCGCCGGCCCCCGCCGAAGCCGGTGGATGCCACCAGGCTCGTGCCGGTGACCTTCGTCGTGGTCGTGCTGCTGATCGGGATGGGGGCCATCCTCATCCTCGCCGACCTGTTCAACCCGGTGTCGCTGTTCTGATCCCGCCGGAATCGGCGGAGATGTCGAAACCGCTCTGGCCCGTTCGCTGACGGGGTGGGAAAGTTCCCACAGAGCGAAGGAGACACCGATGAAGTACGTGATCATGTTCGCCTCCGACCCCGAGCTGGACGCGGCTCAGCCGCCGGAGCGGATGCAGGAGGACTACGCCCGGATCTACCGGTGGTTCCAGGACAACGCCGCGGTCATCGACGACGGCGGGGCGGAACTGCAGCCGGTGGAGACGGCCACCACGGTGCGGCACGACAGCGGCGATGTGGTCGTCGTGGACGGACCGTTCTCGGAAGCCCGCGAGGTCATCGGCGGATTCAGCATCATCGACGTCGCCGACATGGACGCCGCGATCGCGCTGGTGAAGACGTGGCCGTCGCTGAGCATGCCCGGCAGCTGCGTCGAGATCCGTCCGATGGTCACCGACTACGGCCAGTTCGAATGACCGTCCGTGCCCCGGCCGACCCGCGCGACGGGCCGGCCGGGGCGCGCCCGTCCGACCCGCGCGACGGGCCGGCCGGGGCGCGCCCGTCCGACGCGGCGCTCGCCGAGGTGGTGCGCGCGGAGAACGCCCGCCTCGTCCGCGCGCTGGCGGGCCGCTTCGACCTCGACGTCGCGGAGGATGCGGTCGCCGACGCCGTGGCGGAGGCACTCCGCGAATGGCGGGTCTGCGGCATCCCGCCCCGCCCCGGCGCGTGGCTGGCGACCGCGGCCCGCCACAACGCGCTGGACCGCGTGCGCCGGGATGCGCGGTATCGCCACAAGCTCGCCGAGTGGGCCGCGCCGCCGGCGCAGCCCGCCGATGAGCGGGCCGATGCCGACGAACGGCTGCCGCTGCTGTTCGGATGCTGCCACCCTGCGCTCGCGCCGGACGCGCAGCTCGCCCTCACCCTGCGCGCGGTGTGCGGCCTCACTGCCGCGCAGATCGCGGCGCTCACCTTCGAGCCCGTGGCGCGCGTGGGGCAGCGGATCGTGCGCGCGAAGCGGAAGGTCTCCGCCGCCGGCATCCCGCTGCGGATACCCGAACGCGCGGAGTTCCCCGCGCGACTGGACACGGTGCTGGCCGTCGTGGCGGCCGTGTACACGCGCGCGCATCTTCTCGACGGCGCCGACGGGCGCACGGATCGCGACGCCGCGGAGGACGCGGTGTGGCTCGCGCGGGTGGTCGCATCCGCACTCCCCGAGGAGCCCGAGGCGCTCGGGGCCCTGGCGCTGCTGCTCCTGCACCGTGCGCGCGACGAGGCACGGTCACTCAACGGAGAGATCGTCCTGCTTCCCGCGCAGGACCGGCGGTGCTGGGACCCGGCGGCGATCGCCGAAGGGATCGCTCTCCTGCATCGGGCAGCCGCGCTGCATCGCCCTGGACGGTGGCAGCTGCAGGCCGCGATCGCCGCGTGCCATGCCGAAGCGGAGGATCCGTCAGCCACCGACTGGCGACAGATCCTGGTCCTGTACGAACTGCTGCTGCGGTACGACACGTCACCTGTCGTCCGGCTCAATCGCGCCGTGGCGCTCGCCGAGGTGGCAGGTCCCCGCGTGGCCCTCAGCGAGGTCGAGGTCCTGCCGCTGGACTCCAGCCACCTGTGGCACGCCGTGCGCGCCGACCTGCTCCGTCGACTCGGGCGAGGTGCCGAGGCGGCCGCCGGAAATGCGCGGGCCGCCGAACTCGCGCGCAACGACGCCGAGCGCCGGCTCCTGCGTTCGCGTCTGCCGGAGTGAGGACTACGCCAGCGCGTGCCCGACGAGACGCTCCAGCGTGCGCATGCCGTCACGCGAGAGGATCGACTCCAGGTGGCCCTGCACGGACGCGTAGCCGGGCCCCCGCAGTGCGTACACGTCGCCGCTGTCCGGATGCGCGGCGACCTCGGTCTCGCCCACCCCCGCGGTCCCGGCGGGCACACGTGCGGTGAAGGTGTTGTAGAAGCCGATCGAGGCGGGCTCACCGAACACGTCGACGTTCAGCTGGAGCCCCTGGTGGGGGCGGGTCAGCGGCGCCAGGCCGATCCCCAGCGCGTCGGCGAGGATCTGGTGACTCAGGCACACCGCCAGCAGCGGGCGGCCCGTCCCGCGGCGGTGCGCCACGACCTCGCGCATCCGCTGCATCCGCGCGCTGTCGGCATCACGAGGATCCCCGGGGCCGGGCCCTGCCACGACGAGGCCGGCTGTCTCCACCTGCGCATCGGTGACCTCCCCCCACGGGAGGATGGTCACCTCGAGCCCCAGGTGGCGCAGCTGGTGGGCGAGCATCGTGGTGAAACGGTCCTCCGCGTCCACGACGATCGCGTCGACGCCGCGGAACGGCCCCGCCGGCGCGCTGTCCTGCGGCTGCATCCAGAACGCGGCCAGCCTGCTGTTGCGCGAGGCGAGCAGCTCCGCGATGGCCGGGTCGTCGGCGAGGACCCGCCGTCGGCCGGCCGGAGCATCCGGATCCGGTGCCGGCACGTCGCGGGGGATCGCGCCGATGGCGCCCAGCACGCCCGCGGCCTTGCCGTGGGTCTCGCCGACCTCGCCGTGCGGATCGGAGTGGCGCACGAGGGTCGCCCCGACGGGGACGCGCAGGCGCCCGCCTTCCAGGTACGCGGTGCGGATGAGGATGGGTGCGTCCAGGTCGTGCGTCGCCCCGCCCTCCTCCGTCGACGGCGTGAACAGCGCCGCGACGCCGGAGTAGTACCCCCGCGGCGTGGTCTCGTGCCGCGCGATCACCGCGCACGCGTTCTGCATGGGGGAGCCGGTGACGGTGGGCGCGAACATCGTCTCGCGGAGGATGTCGCGCGGGTCCAGCCGGCTCCGCCCGCGCAGCATGTACTCGGTGTGGGTGAGGCGCGACATCTCCTTGAGGTGCGGACCGGTGATGCGGCCGCCGTCCGAGCACACCGCCGACATCATCTTCAGCTCTTCGTCGACGACCATGAAGAGCTCTTCGGTCTCCTTCGTCGACTCGAGGAACTCGGTGAGGGTCTCCGCCGTGGCGCCGCCGGCCGGGTGGCGGAAGGTGCCGGAGATCGGGTTCATCGTGACGACCCCGCCGCGCGCGCTCACGTGCGCTTCGGGGCTGGCCCCCACCGCGACGTGTCCGTCGGTCACGACCGCGAAGGTCCAGTACGCGCCGCGCTCGTGCTCCAGCAGGGCCCGGAACCACGTCAGCGCCGCCACGCGCGGGTCGGTGCCGACGGTTGCGGTGAAATCGCGCCGGATGACGAAGTTCGCCCCCTCGCCACGGCCGATCTCGTCGGCGATGACGCGGCGGACGATGTCGGCGTACTCGTCGTCCGCGATGTCGAATCCGGCGTCGCCGAGGGGCACCGGGTCGGCCGGCAGAGCGGCGACGACCTCGGCGCGGGGGAGTGACACATGCTCGTTCACGACGAGGCAGCGCAGCGGCGCGCCGTCGTCGTGGCTGACGAAGCCGCGTTCGCGCACCTGCCGGAACGGCACGAGTGCGAGCACCTCGCGGGCGCGGCCGGACGCATCCTCGAGCGGGATGTCGGCGAGGAGGGACACGTCCACGACGTCGCCGGTGAGGACCTCGACGGTGTCGGGGTCGCGGGCGAGCAGGGCGAACGGCGCGCTGGTCTCGGCGAGGCGGGTGAGCAGAAGCGGGATGTCGGGCCGGTTCATCGTCGGTCTTTCGTCGGGGGGCGGCCGCCCAAACGAAGAAGACCGCCCCGAGGGCGGTCTGTCACACGAAGACACCGCCTAAACGGTGAGCCACCAGGTGCGGTTCGCGGACATGCGCCGAAGGTACCACACGCCCACTCCGAGCCGGTGGTCAGCCCGGCGGCGTAGGCTGAGGACGTGCCAGCAGTGAACATCGGGATGCCGCGGATCCCCGAGGTGCTCGCGCCTCGGCGCAAGACCCGTCAGATCCGCGTCGGCAAGGTGCTCGTCGGAGGTGGCGCTCCCGTGAGCGTGCAGTCGATGACCACGACGCCCACCACGAACATCAACGCGACCCTCCAGCAGATCGCCGAGCTGACCGCATCCGGATGCGAGATCGTGCGCGTCGCCGTGCCCAGCGCCGACGACGCGGAGGCGCTGCCGATCATCGCGAAGAAGAGCCAGATCCCGGTGATCGCCGACATCCACTTCCAGCCGAAGTACGTCTTCCAGGCCATCGACGCCGGCTGCGCCGCGGTCCGGGTCAACCCCGGCAACATCCGCCAGTTCGACGACAAGGTGGGCGAGATCGCCGCCGCGGCCAAGGCCGCCGGTGTGTCGCTGCGCATCGGCGTGAACGCGGGGTCCCTCGACAAGCGCCTGCTGGAGAAGTACGGCAAGGCCACCCCCGAGGCGCTCGCCGAAAGCGCCCGGTGGGAGGCGTCGCTGTTCGAAGAGCACGACTTCCACGACTTCAAGATCTCCGTCAAGCACAACGACCCGGTCATCATGGTCAAGGCCTACCGGCTCCTCGCCGCCATGGGCGACTGGCCGCTGCACTTGGGCGTCACCGAGGCCGGGCCCGCGTTCCAGGGGACCATCAAGAGCGCCACGGCCTTCGGCATCCTCTTGTCCGAGGGCATCGGCGACACCATCCGCGTGTCGCTGTCGGCCCCGCCGGCGGAGGAGGTCAAGGTCGGCCACCAGATCCTGCAGTCGCTGAACCTCCGCGAACGCAAGCTCGAGATCGTGTCGTGCCCCTCGTGCGGGCGCGCGCAGGTCGACGTCTACACCCTCGCCGACAACGTCACCGAGGGCCTGAAGGACATGACGGTGCCGCTGCGCGTGGCCGTGATGGGATGCGTCGTCAACGGCCCGGGCGAGGCCCGTGAGGCCGACCTGGGCGTCGCATCCGGCAACGGCAAGGGTCAGATCTTCGTCAAGGGTCAGGTCATCAAGACCGTGCCGGAGTCGGAGATCGTCGCCACCCTCATCGAGGAGGCCAACCGCATCGCCGACGAGATGGGCCCCGACGCCCAGATCGGCACCGCGCAGGTCATCACCGCCTGACGCGGACTGCGCCCCGCGTCCTCGTCCCTCGTCGCTCGCGCACAACGGCGGAGATCTTCGGCGACACGCCGAGCGGGGGCGGATGCGGCGGCGTGTCGCAGACGGGATCCGCTGTTGTGCGGGCGGGCGGGCGGGCGACGGCATCCACTACCGTCGGGAGTCAAATGACCGACTCCCCGATCGCACGCGTGCCGCTTTCCCGGCCGATCATCGCCGGCATCGTCACCGCTCTCGTGGGTACGACGAGCAGCTTCGCCGTCGTGCTCACGGGCCTGGATGCGGTGGGGGCCACGCCTGCGCAGGCGGCGAGCGGGCTCCTCGTGCTGTGCGTCACGATGGGCCTCGGCTCGATCGTTCTGGCGTGGCGGTACCGCATGCCGATCACGGTGGCGTGGTCGACGCCGGGGGCGGCGCTGTTGGCTGCGACCGGCTCGGTGGACGGCGGCTGGCCGGCCGCGGTGGGCGCGTTCCTGGTGACCGCGGGCCTCATCCTGCTCACGGCGCTGTGGCCGCAGCTGGGCCGGATGATCGCCCGCATCCCGCCCTCGATCGCGCAGGCGATGCTCGCGGGGATCCTCCTCCCGCTGTGCGTGGCTCCCGTGACCGGGCTGGTCACCGACCCGTGGGGAGTGGCCCCGGTGCTGCTCACGTGGCTCGTGTGCGTGCGCCTCGCGCCGCGATGGGCGGTGCCGCTGGCGTTCCTCGCGGCCGCGGTCGTCGTCGCCGTGCACGTCACCGTGACAGGTGGCTCGGTGGCGCCGGCCGACCTCATACCTCGCCTGGAGGTGACGGCACCCAGCATCAGCCTTGGAGCGATCGTGGGGCTCGCGTTGCCGCTGTTCCTGGTCACGATGGCGTCGCAGAACGTTCCCGGTGTCGCGGTCATGCGCAGCTACGGCTACACCGTCCCGTGGCGACCGGCGATGTTCGTCACCGGCGTCGGCACGGCCCTGGGCGCACCCGCGGGCGGACACGCGATCAACCTCGCCGCGATCAGCGCCGCGCTCGCCGCCGCCCCCGACGCCGATCCCGATCCGACGCGGCGGTGGGTGGCGGGGGTCTCCACCGGTGCGACCGGTATCGTCCTGGGCGGCCTGTCGGCGGCCCTGGTCGCGCTCGTCGTCGTCGCGCCGGCCGGCGTCATCCCGGCCGTCGCCGGCGTGGCACTGTTCGCGGCGTTCGGTTCGGCGGTGCAGCAGGCCATCGACGACCCGGGGGAGCGGCTCGCCGCCGTCGTGACGTTCGTCGTCGCCGCATCCGGTGTCGCCGTGGCCGGGGTCAGCGCCGCGTTCTGGGCCCTCGTGGCCGGTCTCGTCGTCCGCACCGTCCTGCACGCCGGACGCCGTTGACGCCCCCTCGGCCCGCCTGCCGCGCCGAAATCAGGAGAATCGCCCGGATCAGGACGGATGCGGCCGGTCCGGTCCTGATCTCGGCGATTCGCCTGATTTCGGCAGTGATAGGGGGTTGTTCCAGGCGTCGGCGCAGCGCCCTAGAGTATGCGCATGATCACCCTTCGGCGCGCACCCGCCGCGCTCGCCGTCGCGATCGTCCTAGGCGCCCTCGCCGGCTGCGCGCAGCCGGCTCCCGCCTCGACACCCACTGCTGCCCCGAGCAGTTCCCCCTCGCCCTCCGCGTCGGCGACCGTCGCCCCCGTCCGGGTCCCGTTCGACGGCGACTGCGCACAGGTCTTCACGGACGACGATCTCGTGACGATCACGGGAGCGGAGGCGCCCACCCTTTCGGGGGGCTCCTTGAACGTCATCCCGCCGGGTCTTCCGGCCAGTGCAGCCGTGGTGGGCGGCCTGGAATGCGGATGGCGCGGCGAGAACCTCGCCGCGTACGTGTGGGTCACGCTCTTCCCCGCCTCCCTCGTACCGGCCGAGATCGCGCAGGAACTCGCCGACGAGTCCTGTCCGGTGAGCTGTCACCGCAGCGAGGTGATCGCCGACACGTGGGCCCTCGTCACCGTGCCACCCGTGCACCCGCCCGAGCGCGAGCCGACGGCGGAGGAGTCCGCCATCGTCCAGGGACGCCTCGACGCCGCGTTCGAGGCGCTACGCGCCCACGGCGCGGCGCTGGCCGGCTCGCCCGGGCCGGCGGTCGAGCGCGTGCTCCCCGCGTGCGACACGCTGGCCGGACCTGTGCAGCAGGCGGCGGGCGTGAGCGCCCCCGTCTCGGGGTACCCGAGCGACGTGTACCCGGAGGGCCCCACGTGGGAGATCCTGCGCTCGCATGGCCTGGTCGAGTGGTGCGCATGGTACGACGCCGCCGCCGGCGTCGAGGTCTTCTGGCAGGCCGATGCCGGTCCGCCCTCGGACGACGCCCTGGCGCAGGTGGGCGCCGAGCTGACCGAGGTGCCGGGAGCTGACGTCGCCTATACCTTGACCGGCCGCGCCGACGGCCCGGCCGTGGTCGTTGTCGGTGACAGCCACCGCTGGACGGTGGGGGGTTACGGCATGTCGCTCGACGCCGTGCGCGCGGCGGCGGCCGCCGTGCTCGCGCAGGGTCGATGAGGGCCTCCGGCCCGCACGCCTAGACTGGATCCTCGTGGTCACACGTCTGTCGCACTTCTTCCTCCGCACCCTCCGCGAAGACCCGGCTGATGCCGAGGTCGCGAGCCACCGTCTGCTCGTGCGCGCCGGCTACATCCGGCGCCAGGCGCCGGGCATCTTCGCGTGGCTGCCGCTGGGGCTGAAGGTCAAGGCGAAGATCGAGGCCATCATCCGCGAGGAGATGGCGAACGCCGGCGCCTACGAGGTGCACTTCCCCGCACTGCTCCCACGCGACCCGTACGAGGCGTCGGGCCGGTGGGAGGAATACGGCGACGGGATGTTCCGCCTGAAGGACCGCAAGGGCGCTGACTACCTGCTCGCCCCCACGCACGAAGAGGTCTTCACGCTGCTGGTGAAAGACCTGTACTCGTCGTACAAGGACCTTCCGCTGACGATCTACCAGATCCAGGACAAGTACCGCGACGAGGCGCGCCCGCGCGCCGGTCTCCTGCGCGGCCGCGAGTTCACGATGAAGGACGCCTACTCCTTCGACGCTTCGGACGAGGGCCTGGATGCGTCGTACCAGGCGCAGCGCGACGCGTACGAGCGCATCTACCGGCGTCTGGGACTCGAATACGTCATCGTCGACGCCGACGCCGGGGCGATGGGCGGATCCAAGTCCGAGGAGTTCCTGCACCCCACCCCCATCGGCGAGGACACGTTCGTGCGCTCGGCCGGCGGCTACGCGGCGAACGTCGAGGCCTTCACCACGCTCGTTCCCGAGTCCATCCCGTTCGACGGGCTGCCCGATCCGGTGATCTTCGACTCGCCCGACACCCCGACGATCCCGACGCTCGTCGCCCACTGCAACGCCGTGCTCGATCCGCCCGCCGACGGCGGGGAATGGACGGCCGCGCACACGCTGAAGAATGTCGTGCTTGCTCTCAAGCACCTCGATGGCACGCGGGAGCTCGTCATCGTGGGACTGCCCGGAGACCGCGACATCGACGACAAGCGCGTCGAGGTGGTCTTCGCGCCGGCCGAGGTCGAGCAGGCCACGGAGGAGGACTTCGAGCGCCATCCGTTCCTCGTGAAGGGATACATCGGCCCGTGGTCGCCCACCGGCCCGGTGCTCGGAGAGGAATCGGCCACCGGCATCCGCTACCTCCTCGACCCGCGCGTGGTGGACGGCACGAGCTGGATCACCGGGGCCAACATCGACCAGAAGCACGTGCACACCCTCGTCGCCGGCCGCGACTTCACCGCCGACGGCTTCGTCGAGGTCGCCACGGTGCGCGAGGGCGACCCGGCGCCGGACGGCTCGGGACCGGTGACCCTCGCGCGCGGCATGGAGATCGGCCATGTGTTCCAGCTGGGCCGGAAGTACGCCGACGCGCTGGGCCTGAAGGTGCTCGATGAGAACGGCAAGCTCGTCACCGTCACGATGGGCTCGTACGGCATCGGGGTCACCCGCATCCTCGCGATCATCGCCGAGCTCAACAACGACGACAAGGGCCTCATCTGGCCCGCGTCGGTCGCGCCGTTCGACGTGCACGTCGTTGCCACCGGCCGGGATGCGGCGGCCTTCGAGCTCGCCGAGAGCCTCAGCGCCGACCTCGAAGCGGCGGGCCTGGACGTGCTGTTCGATGACCGCCCGAAGGTGTCGCCCGGCGTGAAGTTCGGCGACGCCGAACTGGTCGGAGTGCCGCGCATCGTCATCGTCGGGCGCGGAGCCGCAGCCGGCGAGGTCGAGCTGTGGGACCGTCGCACGGGGGCCCGGGAGGTCGTCCCCGCCGCAGAGGCGGTCGGCCGCCTCACCGCCGTCTGACCGTGATCCCCGCCCCGCTGGTCCCGCTCGCCGATGGGAACCGCATCCCGCAGCTGGGAGTGGGCACGTACAAGGTGCCCGCGGACGTCACCGCCGAGCTCGTCGCCGATGCCCTGCGCTTCGGGTACCGCCACATCGACACCGCCAGCCTGTACGGCAACGAGGCGGAGGTGGGGGAGGGCCTGCGGCGCAGCGGCGTGCCGCGCGAGGACGTCTTCGTCACGACGAAGGTGTGGAACGACGACCAGGGCTATGACCGCACCCTCCGCGCGTTCGACGCCAGCACCGGACGCCTCGGGATGGATGCGGTCGACCTGTACCTCATCCACTGGCCCATCCCCAGCGCCGACCGCTACCTCGACACGTGGCGCGCCCTCGTGCGCCTGGCTGAGGAGGGGCGGGTGCGCTCGATCGGCGTGAGCAACTTCTCGCCCGTGCACATCCAGCGCCTCGTCCAGGAGACGGGGGTGAGCCCGGTGATCGACCAGGTCGAGCTGCACCCGCGTTTCCCGCAGTACGAGCTGCAGGCCTGGAACACCGCGCACGGCATCGTCACCGAATCGTGGGCGCCGCTGGCGCGCGGGGGCCTGCTGGATGAGCCGGTCCTGGACCGCATCGGTGCGGCGTACGGCAAGACGCCCGCGCAGGTGGTGATCCGGTGGCATCTGGACCGCGGTCTCGTGCTGTTCCCGAAGTCGACCTCGATCGCCCGGCTGCGGGAGAACGCCGACGTCTTCGACTTCACGCTCGACGACGCCGACCGTGCCGCGAT
This region includes:
- the ispG gene encoding flavodoxin-dependent (E)-4-hydroxy-3-methylbut-2-enyl-diphosphate synthase, whose product is MPRIPEVLAPRRKTRQIRVGKVLVGGGAPVSVQSMTTTPTTNINATLQQIAELTASGCEIVRVAVPSADDAEALPIIAKKSQIPVIADIHFQPKYVFQAIDAGCAAVRVNPGNIRQFDDKVGEIAAAAKAAGVSLRIGVNAGSLDKRLLEKYGKATPEALAESARWEASLFEEHDFHDFKISVKHNDPVIMVKAYRLLAAMGDWPLHLGVTEAGPAFQGTIKSATAFGILLSEGIGDTIRVSLSAPPAEEVKVGHQILQSLNLRERKLEIVSCPSCGRAQVDVYTLADNVTEGLKDMTVPLRVAVMGCVVNGPGEAREADLGVASGNGKGQIFVKGQVIKTVPESEIVATLIEEANRIADEMGPDAQIGTAQVITA
- a CDS encoding benzoate/H(+) symporter BenE family transporter; amino-acid sequence: MTDSPIARVPLSRPIIAGIVTALVGTTSSFAVVLTGLDAVGATPAQAASGLLVLCVTMGLGSIVLAWRYRMPITVAWSTPGAALLAATGSVDGGWPAAVGAFLVTAGLILLTALWPQLGRMIARIPPSIAQAMLAGILLPLCVAPVTGLVTDPWGVAPVLLTWLVCVRLAPRWAVPLAFLAAAVVVAVHVTVTGGSVAPADLIPRLEVTAPSISLGAIVGLALPLFLVTMASQNVPGVAVMRSYGYTVPWRPAMFVTGVGTALGAPAGGHAINLAAISAALAAAPDADPDPTRRWVAGVSTGATGIVLGGLSAALVALVVVAPAGVIPAVAGVALFAAFGSAVQQAIDDPGERLAAVVTFVVAASGVAVAGVSAAFWALVAGLVVRTVLHAGRR
- a CDS encoding proline--tRNA ligase; this encodes MVTRLSHFFLRTLREDPADAEVASHRLLVRAGYIRRQAPGIFAWLPLGLKVKAKIEAIIREEMANAGAYEVHFPALLPRDPYEASGRWEEYGDGMFRLKDRKGADYLLAPTHEEVFTLLVKDLYSSYKDLPLTIYQIQDKYRDEARPRAGLLRGREFTMKDAYSFDASDEGLDASYQAQRDAYERIYRRLGLEYVIVDADAGAMGGSKSEEFLHPTPIGEDTFVRSAGGYAANVEAFTTLVPESIPFDGLPDPVIFDSPDTPTIPTLVAHCNAVLDPPADGGEWTAAHTLKNVVLALKHLDGTRELVIVGLPGDRDIDDKRVEVVFAPAEVEQATEEDFERHPFLVKGYIGPWSPTGPVLGEESATGIRYLLDPRVVDGTSWITGANIDQKHVHTLVAGRDFTADGFVEVATVREGDPAPDGSGPVTLARGMEIGHVFQLGRKYADALGLKVLDENGKLVTVTMGSYGIGVTRILAIIAELNNDDKGLIWPASVAPFDVHVVATGRDAAAFELAESLSADLEAAGLDVLFDDRPKVSPGVKFGDAELVGVPRIVIVGRGAAAGEVELWDRRTGAREVVPAAEAVGRLTAV
- a CDS encoding aldo/keto reductase; this translates as MIPAPLVPLADGNRIPQLGVGTYKVPADVTAELVADALRFGYRHIDTASLYGNEAEVGEGLRRSGVPREDVFVTTKVWNDDQGYDRTLRAFDASTGRLGMDAVDLYLIHWPIPSADRYLDTWRALVRLAEEGRVRSIGVSNFSPVHIQRLVQETGVSPVIDQVELHPRFPQYELQAWNTAHGIVTESWAPLARGGLLDEPVLDRIGAAYGKTPAQVVIRWHLDRGLVLFPKSTSIARLRENADVFDFTLDDADRAAIAGLETGVRTGRDPDQD